A region from the Gossypium hirsutum isolate 1008001.06 chromosome A08, Gossypium_hirsutum_v2.1, whole genome shotgun sequence genome encodes:
- the LOC107926232 gene encoding uncharacterized protein, whose product MRRRFYCKNSVAFVFSVVFFCCILVLIISMLRVPDVDTGNGAMSIYDDTSLKSSGNDKSVGTFGNMMIDMLPEDLAFTVFVPSETAFERDLRLSANNSLVEEKINDTYVVISRVLGFSAIPRVLDTAMVPIGGEEVSYDSLSGFELFVSKDAGGVLVVNGVKSESVDMKRGKLVVHVMDGVIMDAEFEQSVEPDFDGDD is encoded by the coding sequence ATGAGGAGAAGGTTCTATTGCAAAAACTCAGTTGCTTTTGTGTTTTCGGTAGTGTTCTTTTGTTGTATACTGGTGTTGATCATTTCGATGCTCAGAGTTCCGGATGTTGACACCGGAAACGGAGCAATGTCCATTTATGATGACACGTCGCTTAAATCCTCAGGCAATGACAAATCGGTCGGTACATTCGGGAACATGATGATCGATATGTTACCTGAAGATCTCGCTTTCACCGTTTTCGTCCCTTCAGAAACCGCTTTCGAGCGCGATCTGAGGTTAAGCGCGAACAATAGTCTAGTCGAAGAAAAGATAAATGACACGTACGTGGTGATCTCTCGTGTGTTAGGTTTCTCGGCCATTCCTCGTGTTCTTGATACGGCTATGGTACCGATAGGCGGCGAAGAGGTGTCCTACGATTCATTGTCAGGGTTCGAGTTGTTTGTTTCAAAGGATGCCGGAGGAGTGTTGGTGGTTAATGGAGTGAAGTCAGAGAGTGTTGATATGAAGAGAGGGAAGCTTGTTGTGCATGTAATGGATGGTGTTATTATGGATGCAGAGTTTGAGCAGTCGGTTGAGCCTGATTTTGATGGTGATGATTGA
- the LOC107926231 gene encoding putative glucose-6-phosphate 1-epimerase: protein MSSERVPVELSKGVNGLEKIILRETRGSSAEVYMYGGHVTSWKNEHGEELLFVSSKALFKPPKAIRGGIPICFPQFSNHGPLEPHGFARNRLWSIDTDPPAFPTNSSNKAYIDLILKPSEEDMKIWPHSYEFRLRVALGPGGDLMLTSRIRNTNTDGKPFTFTFAYHTYFSVSDISEVRVEGLETLDYLDNLLNKQRFTEQGDAITFEAEVDKIYLSTPTKIAILDHEKKRTLVLRKDGLPDAVVWNPWDKKAKAMADFGDDEYKHMLCVEAAAIEKPITLKPGEEWRGRQELSAVPSSYCSGQLDPRRVLQGS from the exons ATGTCGAGCGAGAGAGTTCCCGTTGAGTTATCCAAGGGCGTTAACGGCCTTGAAAAAATCATCCTCCGCGAGACTCGAGGCAGCTCTGCCGAG GTGTATATGTATGGAGGACACGTGACATCTTGGAAGAATGAGCATGGAGAGGAGTTGCTTTTCGTCAGTAGTAAG GCATTGTTCAAGCCTCCAAAAGCAATTCGTGGAGGAATTCCTATATGTTTTCCCCAA ttTTCAAATCATGGTCCTCTTGAGCCGCATGGGTTTGCCAGAAATAGACTTTGGAGCATTGACACTGACCCTCCTGCTTTTCCGACAAACTCATCCAACAAAGCTTACATTGATTTGATCCTTAAGCCTTCTGAAGAAGATATGAAGATTTGGCCTCACAG TTATGAGTTCCGCCTGAGGGTAGCTTTGGGACCTGGAGGGGATCTAATGTTAACATCTCGCATCAGGAATACAAATACTGATGGAAAGCCGTTTACATTCACATTTGCATATCACACATATTTTTCCGTTTCTGATATCAG TGAAGTTCGTGTTGAAGGATTAGAGACACTTGATTATCTGGATAATTTACTGAACAAGCAGCGGTTTACTGAACAGGGAGATGCAATAACATTTGAAGCTGAA GTGGACAAGATATACCTCAGTACTCCAACTAAAATTGCAATTCTGGATCATGAAAAGAAGAGAACCCTTGTATTACGCAAAGATGGGCTCCCTGATGCTG TGGTGTGGAATCCCTGGGATAAAAAGGCAAAGGCTATGGCTGACTTTGGTGATGATGAATACAAACATATGCTCTGTGTGGAGGCTGCTGCCATCGAGAAACCTATCACATTGAAACCCGGTGAGGAATGGAGGGGAAGGCAAGAACTTTCTGCTGTTCCTTCCAGTTACTGCAGTGGGCAACTTGATCCTCGGAGAGTCCTCCAGGGTAGCTGA
- the LOC107926148 gene encoding uncharacterized protein, translating to MGTELEHCGINPIIESSESNSTEIRVNNMESIKETMQMHEDMFKHQVRELHRVYSVQKALMEELKKGIKSNRLWATPMVTSSHINQSQLINHHQHSTTPLQITCGYNPNLEADPTLRERTSSCSGDHIHAMKTAKGFDLERPAGENSDEDSEVELTLSIGGASKKKKSKGGEITNRGSFKSESGDDFIGPNTPPLLSFPWLKHKQDLHLPLNNI from the exons ATGGGAACCGAACTTGAGCACTGTGGTATAAACCCAATAATAGAAAGCTCAGAAAGTAATTCCACGGAAATTAGGGTTAATAACATGGAATCCATCAAAGAgacaatgcaaatgcatgaagaCATGTTCAAACACCAG GTACGAGAACTTCATCGGGTGTACAGCGTTCAAAAGGCACTAATGGAGGAACTGAAAAAGGGAATTAAATCAAACAGGTTGTGGGCAACTCCAATGGTTACCTCCTCTCATATCAACCAATCCCAACTCATTAACCACCACCAACATTCAACAACACCGCTGCAAATTACCTGTGGGTACAATCCCAATCTCGAAGCCGATCCGACCTTAAGGGAAAGGACTAGCAGTTGCTCCGGCGATCACATTCACGCCATGAAAACGGCAAAGGGATTCGACCTGGAGAGACCGGCCGGGGAAAACTCGGATGAAGATAGTGAAGTTGAACTCACACTGAGTATCGGCGGTGCAAGCAAGAAGAAGAAGTCAAAAGGTGGGGAAATTACTAATAGGGGTTCGTTTAAATCAGAGAGTGGAGATGATTTCATTGGCCCCAACACTCCTCCATTATTGAGTTTTCCATGGCTTAAGCATAAACAGGACTTACACTTACCTTTGAACAatatttaa